One region of Populus trichocarpa isolate Nisqually-1 chromosome 4, P.trichocarpa_v4.1, whole genome shotgun sequence genomic DNA includes:
- the LOC7494350 gene encoding (E,E)-geranyllinalool synthase, with amino-acid sequence MEFSKSFNIQALVKTIKEELLSDNNDPYSFIAPSAYDTAWLAMVPDMSEPCQPMFKNCLDWVLNNQNVEGFWGEYDGHGMPTIECLPATIACMIALKRWNAGEMIIDKGMAFIEANAEKLIGEIYDSNCPRWFAIVFPAMVEMAQINGLEIIFPDRIKRVEMSIFYKREQILEREELVDKYHYPPLLSYLEALPALYNFDQEDALKHLHADGSLFQSPSATASAFMATGNKDCLNYLQTLVQKCTNGVPQTYPMDEELLKLCMVNQLQRLGLAEHFNQEIEELLEQVYRNYMNRESWPKWTNSMATQLYKDSLAFCLLRMHGFRVSPWMFCWFLLEEEVQDQIESNHEYFSSVILNVYRATDLMFPGDHELEEARSFSRKLLEKTTSMGNEDQHTVPFPSFHSVIKHELRFPWMARLDHLEHRMWMEEKNSSGLWMGKTSFHRLSCLHNDKLKQLAVKNYEFRQTTYKSELEELTRWSKSWGLSDMGFGREKTAYCYFAVAASTSLPQDSEIRMMVAKSAIVITVADDFYDMEGSLDDLEKITDAVQRWDATGLSGHSKTIFDALDSLVNELARKYFRQHGTDITNSLRDIWSETFASWFTEAKWSKSGFIPAAEEYLETGMTSIASHTLVLPASCFLSPSIPDYKLNPVQYESITKLLMVIPRLLNDIQSYKKEQKEGKTNFVLLHLKENPEADIEDSIAYAREILDKKKKELLEHALMDGFNDFSKPCRHLHLSCVKVFQMFFDSSNRYDSNTEMFQDIQKAFYIPVEVGAPKPLPPHPGSKQRYPTVVASYHFNQRYKNRIIRLAANSVVSHPISGNPYMKMPMAPKLKFCFM; translated from the exons atggaattttcaaaatctttcaatATTCAAGCTTTAGTTAAAACGATCAAGGAAGAGTTGTTGTCAGACAACAACGATCCATATTCGTTTATTGCACCTTCTGCTTACGACACTGCATGGTTAGCCATGGTTCCGGATATGTCCGAACCATGTCAACCCATGTTCAAGAACTGCTTGGATTGGGTGCTCAACAACCAGAACGTAGAAGGGTTCTGGGGAGAGTATGATGGCCATGGCATGCCCACTATTGAATGCCTTCCTGCAACAATTGCTTGCATGATTGCACTCAAACGGTGGAATGCAGGAGAAATGATTATTGATAAAG GTATGGCCTTCATTGAAGCTAACGCAGAGAAGCTTATTGGAGAGATATATGACTCTAACTGTCCTCGTTGGTTTGCCATCGTTTTCCCTGCAATGGTTGAGATGGCACAAATTAATGGTCTGGAGATCATTTTTCCTGATCGGATAAAGAGGGTTGAGATGAGCATATTCTACAAAAGGGAACAAATTCTTGAAAG GGAAGAACTTGTGGACAAGTATCATTATCCTCCATTACTATCATATCTTGAAGCATTGCCTGCTCTATATAATTTTGATCAAGAAGATGCACTTAAGCACTTGCATGCCGATGGTTCATTATTCCAATCCCCCTCTGCTACAGCAAGTGCTTTCATGGCTACTGGAAACAAAGACTGCTTGAATTACCTTCAAACTTTAGTTCAAAAATGTACTAATGGAG TCCCACAAACTTATCCTATGGATGAAGAGCTATTAAAGCTTTGTATGGTTAACCAATTGCAAAGGTTGGGTTTGGCTGAGCATTTTAACCAAGAGATTGAAGAACTGCTGGAACAAGTTTACAG GAATTACATGAACCGAGAGTCATGGCCAAAATGGACAAATTCGATGGCAACACAGCTATACAAAGACTCTTTGGCATTTTGTCTACTGAGGATGCATGGATTTCGTGTATCTCCAT ggaTGTTTTGTTGGTTCTTACTTGAAGAAGAAGTTCAAGATCAAATAGAAAGCAACCATGAATATTTCTCAagtgtaattcttaatgtttatcGAGCTACCGATCTTATGTTTCCTGGAGACCATGAACTTGAGGAGGCAAGGTCATTTTCAAGGAAGTTGCTTGAGAAAACCACATCAATGGGAAACGAAGACCAACATACTGTTCCTTTTCCAAGTTTCCACTCGGTG ATTAAGCATGAGTTGAGGTTTCCATGGATGGCTCGACTGGATCACCTGGAGCATAGAATGTGGATGGAAGAAAAGAATAGCTCCGGTCTATGGATGGGAAAGACCTCCTTCCATAG GTTATCATGCCTTCATAATGACAAACTTAAGCAACTGGCTGTGAAAAACTACGAGTTTCGACAAACGACATACAAGAGTGAATTGGAAGAACTGACAAG GTGGTCTAAGAGCTGGGGCCTTAGTGACATGGGGTTCGGCCGAGAGAAAACTGCGTATTGCTACTTTGCCGTTGCTGCTAGCACATCACTACCTCAGGATTCTGAGATCAGAATGATGGTAGCAAAGAGTGCTATAGTTATCACAGTTGCTGATGATTTTTATGATATGGAAGGCTCTCTTGATGATTTGGAAAAAATCACAGATGCAGTTCAGAG ATGGGATGCTACGGGCTTGAGTGGCCACAGTAAGACTATCTTTGATGCCCTTGACAGCCTTGTGAACGAATTAGCAAGAAAATACTTCCGGCAACACGGAACCGATATAACAAACAGTCTCCGAGATATA TGGAGTGAAACATTTGCTTCCTGGTTTACGGAAGCTAAATGGAGTAAAAGTGGATTCATACCTGCAGCTGAAGAGTATCTTGAGACTGGCATGACATCTATTGCTTCACACACCTTGGTTCTTCCAGCTTCATGTTTCTTGAGTCCAAGCATACCAGATTACAAACTAAATCCAGTCCAATATGAAAGCATTACCAAATTATTAATGGTCATCCCTCGTTTGTTGAATGACATACAGAGTTATAAG AAGGAACAAAAGGAAGGGAAAACCAACTTTGTTTTGCTCCACTTGAAAGAAAATCCAGAGGCAGACATCGAAGATTCAATTGCCTACGCCAGAGAGATTCttgacaaaaagaagaaagagctgCTGGAACATGCTCTAATGGATGGTTTTAATGATTTCTCTAAACCTTGCAGGCATCTCCACTTATCTTGTGTGAAAGTTTTTCAGATGTTCTTTGATTCCAGCAATAGATATGACTCCAACACAGAAATGTTTCAAGACATTCAAAAAGCATTTTATATTCCTGTAGAAGTTGGAGCACCAAAGCCTCTGCCTCCTCATCCCGGATCAAAACAGAGATATCCAACAGTAGTAGCCAGCTATCACTTCAATCAGCGGTACAAAAATCGAATCATTAGATTGGCTGCAAACAGTGTTGTTTCTCATCCTATTTCAGGAAATCCATACATGAAGATGCCTATGGCACCGAAGTTAAAATTCTGTTTCATGTAA
- the LOC7494349 gene encoding serine carboxypeptidase-like 31: MDLVPKVTVFLASVHFALSSVNPVVSIRQYWHFPGQPLGGEHLVTNLPGQPDVNFKHYAGYVTVNEQNGRALFYWFYEATTHPDEKPLVLWLNGGPGCSSVGQGATQEIGPFIVDTNGHGLKYNPYSWNTEANMLFLESPVGVGFSYSNTTNDYHIIGDEFTANDSYAFLQKWFLMFPSYRKRAFYIAGESYAGKYVPELAELIIDKNNDPSLYIDLKAILLGNPETSDAEDWRGMVDYAWSHAVISDETHKIIRESCNFDSNDTWSNDDCTESVDELIKQYKEIDIFSLYTSVCIGDSASSDDRFTQIMFRPSSKKMPRIMGGYDPCRDDYAKAFYNRPDVQKALHVSDGHVLKNWSICNKKIFEEWPDSKTSVLPIYKKLIARGLKIWVYSGDTDGGVSVLSTRYSLSSLGLQITKAWRPWYHQKQVSGWFQEYEGLTFATFRGAGHAVPIFKPSNSLAFFSAFLLGESLPCER, from the exons ATGGATTTGGTACCCAAGGTGACAGTTTTCCTTGCTTCGGTTCATTTTGCTTTATCCTCTGTGAACCCTGTTGTGAGTATTAGACAGTACTGGCATTTTCCCGGCCAGCCTCTGGGAGGTGAGCATCTTGTAACTAATTTGCCAGGCCAGCCAGATGTGAACTTCAAGCACTATGCTGGCTATGTTACCGTCAATGAACAGAATGGACGGGCATTGTTTTACTGGTTCTATGAGGCCACAACTCATCCTGATGAAAAACCTCTAGTCCTGTGGCTTAATGGAG GTCCTGGGTGCTCTTCTGTAGGACAAGGAGCAACACAAGAGATTGGCCCTTTCATAGTAGACACCAATGGACATGGACTTAAGTATAATCCTTACTCTTGGAATacag AGGCCAATATGTTATTCCTGGAATCTCCAGTTGGAGTTGGGTTTTCATATTCGAACACAACTAATGATTATCATATCATAGGGGATGAATTTACGG CAAATGATTCCTATGCTTTCCTGCAAAAGTGGTTTCTCATGTTTCCATCATATAGAAAGCGGGCATTTTATATTGCAGGAGAGAGCTATGCAG GAAAGTATGTCCCGGAGCTTGCTGAGCTTATAATTGACAAGAATAATGATCCTTCCCTTTACATCGACCTCAAGGCTATTCTA TTAGGAAATCCTGAAACAAGTGATGCTGAAGACTGGAGAGGTATGGTGGACTATGCTTGGAGTCATGCTGTCATATCAGATGAAACTCATAAGATAATTAGAGAAAGCTGCAACTTTGACAGTAATGACACATGGAGCAATGATGATTGTACCGAGTCTGTTGATGAATTAATCAAACAGTACAAGGAGATAGATATTTTCAGCCTCTACACCTCAGTTTGTATCGGTGATTCAGCAAGTTCAGATGACAGATTTACACAAATCATGTTTAGGCCCTCATCTAAGAAG ATGCCAAGAATTATGGGTGGTTATGATCCATGCCGGGATGACTATGCAAAAGCTTTCTACAACAGACCAGATGTTCAAAAGGCCCTCCATGTGAGTGatggtcacgtgctcaagaacTGGAGCATCTGCAA CAAGAAGATATTTGAGGAATGGCCGGACTCGAAGACATCAGTTCTTCCTATATACAAGAAGCTGATAGCAAGAGGACTTAAAATATGGGTCTACAG TGGTGATACAGATGGAGGAGTTTCTGTGCTGTCTACAAGATACAGCTTAAGCTCTCTGGGACTGCAAATCACCAAGGCATGGAGGCCCTGGTACCACCAGAAGCAG GTCAGTGGTTGGTTCCAAGAATACGAGGGTCTAACATTTGCAACATTTAGAGGAGCTGGACATGCTGTGCCAATCTTCAAACCAAGCAACTCCCTCGCATTCTTCTCAGCCTTTCTTCTAGGAGAATCTCTTCCTTGTGAACGATAA